A stretch of the Porifericola rhodea genome encodes the following:
- a CDS encoding sulfatase family protein, whose protein sequence is MIKPNSYFVLLSLAVIALLSACGGGEQEQTQDEKPPNILFIMSDDHAYQAISAYGHNLNETPNIDRIANEGALFTRSTVTNSICAPSRAVLLTGKHSFVNGKVDNVQPFNWDQESFPKLLQANGYQTALIGKIHLDGLPQGFDYSMVLPGQGHYYNPDFLVNGERKRFEGYVTEITTNEALKWLKEGRDKDKPFLMMYHQKAPHRNWKPAPKYLTLYDDKTFEPPLTYFDDETNYAGRGRAAKEQEMEIDGHAFWGHDFKMVVDPNGDSTGFARDLKRFTPEQLKMWKEAYDPKNEAFKQTYAQNGELDFKNSKEKEKEVAIWKYNRYIKDYLRTIKSVDDGVGEVMDYLEENDLLDNTIVVYTSDQGFYLGEHGWFDKRFMYEQSFRTPLLVRYPKEIKAGTKIDKLVQNLDLAPTFLDYAGIEIPEEMQGESFRKLVGGETDEWRDAVYYTYYEYPSVHMVKRHHGVATDRYKLIHFYYDIDEWELYDLEKDPHEMNSVYDDPEYAEVQEMMHAKLEELRQYYGDSKENDDKFLNAYLDVVEKRKNN, encoded by the coding sequence ATGATTAAACCAAACAGTTATTTTGTACTACTCAGCCTGGCAGTTATCGCATTACTTTCTGCCTGTGGTGGTGGAGAGCAGGAGCAAACACAAGACGAGAAGCCGCCCAACATTCTATTTATTATGAGCGACGACCATGCTTATCAGGCTATCAGTGCCTATGGTCACAACCTCAACGAAACGCCAAATATTGATAGAATTGCTAATGAAGGAGCATTGTTTACTCGCTCAACCGTAACCAACTCCATTTGTGCTCCCAGCCGTGCAGTACTCTTAACAGGTAAGCATAGCTTTGTCAATGGTAAAGTAGATAATGTACAGCCTTTCAACTGGGATCAAGAAAGTTTTCCTAAGTTGCTTCAGGCCAATGGTTATCAAACCGCACTAATTGGTAAAATTCATCTGGATGGGCTGCCTCAGGGTTTTGACTACTCTATGGTACTTCCTGGTCAGGGGCATTACTACAACCCGGACTTTTTAGTGAATGGTGAGCGTAAAAGGTTTGAAGGATATGTTACCGAAATAACTACTAATGAGGCTCTTAAATGGTTAAAAGAGGGTCGCGATAAAGATAAGCCCTTCTTGATGATGTACCACCAGAAGGCTCCTCATCGTAACTGGAAACCAGCACCTAAATACTTGACCCTTTACGATGACAAAACCTTTGAGCCCCCTCTTACCTATTTTGATGACGAGACCAACTATGCCGGTAGAGGAAGAGCAGCCAAAGAGCAGGAGATGGAAATTGATGGTCATGCTTTCTGGGGTCATGACTTTAAGATGGTAGTAGATCCTAATGGTGATAGTACCGGCTTTGCCCGTGACCTGAAGCGCTTTACTCCTGAGCAGTTAAAGATGTGGAAAGAAGCCTATGATCCTAAAAATGAGGCTTTTAAGCAGACTTATGCCCAAAATGGGGAGCTGGACTTTAAAAACTCTAAAGAAAAAGAGAAGGAAGTAGCTATCTGGAAGTACAATCGCTATATCAAAGACTATTTGAGAACCATTAAGTCGGTAGACGATGGAGTAGGCGAAGTAATGGATTATCTGGAAGAAAATGACCTGCTGGATAATACAATTGTAGTTTATACCTCAGATCAGGGTTTTTACCTGGGCGAACATGGTTGGTTTGATAAGCGATTTATGTATGAGCAGTCCTTCCGTACCCCTTTGTTAGTTCGTTATCCGAAAGAAATAAAGGCCGGTACCAAAATAGACAAGCTGGTACAAAATCTGGACCTTGCACCTACTTTCCTTGACTATGCAGGTATTGAGATTCCTGAAGAAATGCAGGGCGAATCTTTCAGAAAGCTGGTAGGTGGAGAAACCGATGAATGGAGAGACGCGGTTTATTATACGTATTACGAATATCCTTCTGTGCATATGGTGAAACGTCATCATGGCGTGGCGACCGATCGCTACAAGCTTATCCATTTTTATTACGATATAGACGAATGGGAATTGTACGATCTGGAAAAAGATCCGCATGAGATGAATAGTGTTTACGATGATCCTGAGTATGCAGAAGTACAGGAAATGATGCATGCCAAACTAGAGGAGTTACGTCAATACTATGGCGATAGTAAAGAGAATGACGATAAGTTTTTAAATGCTTATCTGGATGTTGTTGAAAAAAGAAAGAACAACTAA
- a CDS encoding alcohol dehydrogenase: MMKAMIIKEAGGSFESIERDIPKPKEYEVLIKVQACGICHSDMFVKEGAFPGIEYPRIPGHEVIGTIEEIGGNVSPWEKGQRVGVGWHGGHCFTCDPCRKGDFINCQNAQIAGISYDGGYATHMLAPQEALARIPDSLSSEEAAPILCAGITVFNAMRNADIFAGDLVAVQGLGGLGHLAIQYAAKMGMHTVAISSSDDKKELAHQLGAHEFINGKAENAAEALQKMGGAKLILATAPNSKLISSVVAGLGPNGQLLIVGADTDPMQISPLQLITGKKTVSGWSSGTAKDSEETLKFSALTKSIPMIEKYPLEKAAEAYERMINNEARFRVVLTVN, translated from the coding sequence ATGATGAAGGCCATGATTATTAAGGAGGCTGGTGGCTCTTTTGAGTCTATTGAAAGAGATATACCCAAGCCTAAGGAATATGAAGTACTGATAAAGGTGCAAGCCTGCGGTATATGCCACAGTGATATGTTTGTAAAAGAAGGTGCTTTTCCAGGCATAGAATATCCTCGTATTCCCGGTCATGAGGTGATAGGCACAATTGAAGAAATTGGAGGAAATGTATCACCCTGGGAAAAAGGACAACGCGTAGGGGTGGGCTGGCATGGTGGTCACTGCTTTACATGTGATCCTTGTCGCAAGGGCGACTTTATCAATTGCCAAAATGCTCAGATCGCAGGCATATCATATGATGGCGGGTATGCAACCCATATGCTCGCACCACAGGAAGCACTCGCTCGTATACCGGACTCTCTAAGTTCTGAGGAGGCTGCGCCTATTCTTTGCGCAGGTATTACAGTATTTAACGCAATGCGGAATGCCGATATTTTTGCCGGAGACCTGGTAGCCGTACAGGGTTTGGGAGGACTTGGACATCTCGCTATCCAATACGCTGCCAAAATGGGTATGCATACCGTAGCAATATCTTCCAGCGATGATAAAAAAGAACTGGCTCATCAATTAGGAGCTCATGAGTTTATCAATGGCAAAGCAGAAAATGCTGCTGAAGCCTTACAAAAGATGGGTGGTGCCAAGCTGATTCTTGCTACAGCACCCAACAGCAAACTTATTTCTTCGGTAGTAGCTGGCCTGGGACCTAATGGTCAGCTTCTGATTGTAGGGGCCGATACCGATCCTATGCAGATTAGTCCTCTCCAACTGATTACAGGCAAAAAGACAGTATCTGGCTGGTCTAGTGGTACTGCCAAAGACTCTGAAGAGACCTTAAAATTTAGTGCGCTCACCAAAAGTATTCCTATGATTGAAAAATATCCATTGGAAAAGGCCGCCGAGGCTTATGAGCGTATGATCAATAATGAAGCGCGTTTTAGAGTAGTGCTAACGGTTAACTAA
- a CDS encoding AI-2E family transporter, with translation MDSDSFAKKVLIAVGITLACVLVLIFIGTIFNVLLIVIAAVLVAVFFDGMARAIHHRTSISISWSRVMAVFGFLIVAGVICFALAPYMSSQAEQLRTQLPSSVKEVKQKVQQLPMGEEVLKYAEQQDFKNKLGQNTKKFFSAVFGVFGALADVYIILFMGFLILASPQIYVDGIIHLVPKEKRKRAREVMQTLGQTLRSWLTGKLLSMLIVAVFTWIGLWIIGIPLALILGITAGILAFVPNFGPLIALVLGVMIAATQGTDKMLWTAAVYIIAQVVESNFLTPMIQRHQVSLPMAMILLAQLVLGVYTGALGLILATPLFAIVMVLIKMLYVEDILGDHESLLAPEKKVRQQQSSH, from the coding sequence ATGGACTCAGACTCATTTGCCAAAAAAGTGCTAATAGCCGTTGGCATTACACTAGCATGTGTGCTAGTACTAATTTTTATAGGTACAATATTTAATGTACTGCTCATTGTTATAGCTGCTGTTTTAGTAGCTGTGTTTTTTGATGGTATGGCCAGGGCTATTCATCATCGCACCTCAATTTCTATTTCCTGGAGTCGGGTTATGGCCGTCTTTGGCTTCTTGATAGTAGCTGGGGTAATCTGTTTTGCCTTAGCTCCTTATATGAGTAGCCAGGCCGAACAGCTAAGAACACAGTTACCCTCTTCCGTTAAGGAAGTAAAGCAAAAAGTACAGCAACTACCGATGGGAGAAGAAGTTCTGAAGTATGCTGAACAACAGGACTTTAAAAATAAACTTGGGCAAAATACTAAAAAGTTTTTCTCTGCTGTATTTGGGGTATTTGGAGCGCTGGCAGATGTCTATATTATTCTTTTTATGGGCTTTCTTATACTCGCCAGTCCTCAGATTTATGTAGATGGTATTATCCACCTTGTTCCTAAAGAAAAGCGAAAGCGAGCCAGAGAAGTTATGCAGACTCTCGGGCAAACTCTTAGAAGCTGGCTTACTGGCAAACTCCTATCCATGTTGATTGTAGCTGTATTTACCTGGATTGGCTTATGGATTATAGGTATACCTCTGGCCCTGATTTTAGGTATTACTGCCGGCATACTTGCTTTTGTACCCAACTTTGGTCCTCTTATCGCTTTGGTATTGGGCGTTATGATAGCGGCTACGCAGGGTACTGATAAGATGCTCTGGACCGCGGCGGTTTATATTATTGCTCAGGTGGTAGAAAGCAATTTCCTTACTCCTATGATTCAAAGGCATCAGGTGTCGTTGCCTATGGCTATGATTTTACTGGCTCAACTCGTTCTAGGAGTGTATACTGGTGCACTTGGTCTTATACTGGCTACCCCCCTATTTGCTATTGTAATGGTACTGATCAAGATGCTATATGTAGAAGATATTTTGGGTGATCATGAAAGCTTACTGGCCCCTGAAAAGAAAGTGCGGCAACAGCAATCTTCTCATTAA
- a CDS encoding FtsX-like permease family protein, giving the protein MKDTNTIRPPALAKRFLHAFLREELAEEVEGDLEEKFLQLVEEKSVYKAKINYWYQVIHYLRPFAIKKNTYTNPNSFAMFDNYFKVGWRNLSKHKLYSSIKIGGLALSIASCLLIALFIQHELSYDQHYPDVDRIYRVVGASYEEEVRKGTSFPAPLADALRADFPQIEKAGRILPNELFGAGNKEIRLEGKVENYFEQGFVFADQELLEILQPEIVYGELKTALSEPKSIAISRSKSEKYFGKENPVGQILVLDNDEDEAYTIRAVFEDFPDNSHLHFDFLMTMSGLEFYPGEQTNWNASNYDNYILIQAHVNADSLADKLTKGIIDKYVLPEMRKANLKNAEEFAKTLRIELQPIQDIHLHSSGIRDGLQHGDIRFVWLFGIIAIFILIIACINFINLSTAKSANRAKEVGLRKVVGSLRKHLVRQFLTESVLFSLIGFVIAIFIAVLLMPYFNSLSGKDLSIPWFEWRLYPLLIALAIFIGILAGIYPSFYLSSFRPIQVLKGSLSRGSKSSKMRSTLVVVQFTISIVLIISTVTIYRQMNFILNKELGFDKEQVLVIQGTGTLGEQIQTFKKELESLPQVQRASISDYLPVDGFKMNSNGFWKEGKVNIDKPVYSQIWRVDHDYIETLGMKVLEGRDFTETLPSDSQKVIVNEEMIKQLELEQPLGATITNSGQAWEVIGIVEDFHFESFKGSIRPLCLVLGNSPTVVSVKVAGSEMQKAIAGISDVWLKFSPHQDLRYTFLDDSFAMMYDDVLRMGKIFTSFAVLAIIIACLGLFALSAFMVEQRTKEISIRLVLGASLNNIFRILTQNFLLLIVISLLIASPIAWYLMQRWLADYEYRITISWDVFVMAGIVALLIAVFTISYQSLKAALINPVNKLRTE; this is encoded by the coding sequence TTGAAAGACACCAATACGATAAGGCCACCTGCACTTGCTAAACGATTTCTGCATGCTTTTTTGAGAGAAGAGCTGGCAGAAGAAGTAGAAGGCGATCTGGAAGAAAAATTCTTACAGCTTGTGGAGGAAAAGTCCGTCTATAAAGCAAAAATTAACTATTGGTATCAGGTCATACACTATCTGAGACCTTTTGCTATCAAAAAAAACACATACACTAACCCAAATTCTTTCGCCATGTTTGACAATTACTTTAAAGTAGGCTGGAGAAACCTAAGTAAGCATAAACTTTACTCCTCTATTAAGATTGGTGGACTGGCTCTGAGTATTGCCTCCTGCCTGCTCATTGCTCTTTTTATTCAGCACGAGCTAAGTTATGACCAGCATTACCCTGATGTAGACAGGATTTACCGGGTGGTTGGGGCTTCTTATGAAGAGGAAGTAAGAAAAGGCACAAGTTTTCCTGCTCCCCTTGCTGATGCCCTCAGAGCTGACTTTCCTCAGATAGAAAAAGCAGGCCGCATATTGCCTAACGAACTTTTTGGTGCCGGTAACAAAGAGATAAGGCTGGAGGGAAAAGTGGAAAACTACTTTGAACAGGGCTTTGTATTTGCCGATCAGGAATTATTGGAGATCCTACAGCCCGAGATTGTATATGGCGAACTTAAAACCGCCTTGAGCGAGCCCAAAAGTATCGCTATTTCCAGAAGCAAATCAGAAAAGTACTTTGGTAAAGAAAATCCGGTCGGGCAAATCCTTGTTCTAGATAATGACGAGGATGAAGCCTACACTATCAGGGCTGTATTTGAAGACTTTCCTGACAATTCTCACCTTCATTTTGACTTCCTGATGACCATGAGCGGCCTTGAATTTTATCCTGGTGAGCAAACGAACTGGAATGCCAGCAATTATGATAACTATATTCTTATACAAGCGCACGTAAACGCCGATAGTCTGGCCGATAAGCTCACAAAAGGGATTATTGATAAGTATGTTTTGCCGGAGATGCGTAAAGCCAACCTCAAAAATGCGGAAGAGTTTGCCAAAACCTTAAGAATAGAGCTACAACCCATTCAGGATATTCACTTACACTCTTCCGGAATTAGAGACGGCCTGCAACATGGAGATATTCGCTTTGTATGGCTGTTTGGTATTATCGCCATCTTTATTCTGATCATTGCCTGTATCAATTTTATCAATTTATCTACCGCAAAGTCTGCAAACAGAGCTAAAGAAGTAGGTCTTCGTAAGGTGGTAGGCTCCTTACGCAAGCATCTGGTACGACAGTTTCTTACCGAGTCAGTTCTTTTTAGTCTGATAGGGTTTGTAATCGCAATTTTTATTGCCGTACTCCTTATGCCGTACTTTAATTCTTTATCTGGCAAGGATTTAAGTATTCCGTGGTTTGAGTGGAGGCTGTACCCTCTACTTATTGCCCTGGCTATATTTATAGGAATACTGGCAGGTATCTATCCTTCCTTTTATTTGTCTAGTTTCAGGCCCATACAGGTGCTAAAGGGCAGTCTGAGCAGAGGGAGTAAAAGCTCTAAAATGCGCAGCACGCTGGTGGTTGTACAATTTACCATTTCTATTGTGCTTATTATCAGCACAGTGACGATTTACCGGCAGATGAACTTCATTCTTAATAAAGAGCTGGGTTTTGACAAAGAGCAGGTACTAGTCATTCAAGGTACAGGTACATTAGGAGAGCAAATACAAACTTTTAAGAAAGAACTGGAAAGCCTACCTCAGGTACAGCGAGCATCTATCAGTGATTATCTGCCGGTAGATGGCTTTAAAATGAACAGTAATGGCTTCTGGAAAGAGGGAAAAGTAAATATTGATAAACCCGTGTACAGCCAGATTTGGAGAGTAGATCATGACTATATAGAAACCCTGGGAATGAAAGTATTAGAAGGCAGAGATTTTACAGAAACGCTTCCTTCTGACTCCCAAAAAGTAATTGTTAACGAAGAGATGATAAAGCAGCTGGAACTAGAGCAGCCTCTCGGAGCTACTATCACCAACTCCGGACAGGCTTGGGAAGTGATAGGCATCGTAGAAGATTTTCATTTTGAATCCTTCAAAGGTAGTATACGTCCTTTATGCCTGGTATTGGGCAACAGCCCAACAGTAGTTTCTGTAAAAGTGGCGGGAAGTGAGATGCAAAAGGCTATTGCAGGCATTTCGGATGTCTGGCTTAAGTTTTCTCCACATCAGGACCTGCGATACACTTTTCTGGATGACAGCTTCGCGATGATGTATGATGATGTACTTCGTATGGGTAAAATCTTTACTTCTTTTGCGGTACTGGCGATTATTATTGCTTGTCTGGGTCTGTTTGCGCTCTCTGCTTTTATGGTGGAACAACGCACCAAAGAAATTAGCATCCGCCTGGTGCTGGGTGCCTCACTCAACAATATTTTCCGCATACTCACCCAGAACTTTTTGCTTCTTATTGTGATCTCCCTGCTGATTGCCAGCCCAATAGCCTGGTATTTGATGCAACGCTGGCTCGCAGATTATGAGTACCGAATCACAATTAGTTGGGATGTGTTTGTAATGGCCGGAATTGTTGCCCTACTCATTGCAGTATTTACTATCAGTTATCAGTCTTTAAAAGCTGCGCTGATAAACCCGGTTAATAAATTACGAACAGAATAA
- a CDS encoding PadR family transcriptional regulator: MKETRLGDFEEVILLLAGILAQEAYALHIAEEFESQTGRAVSIGAVHSTLSRMEDKGFLKSEMGNATAERGGRRKRIYSITAYGQQVLKDSRDFKLSLWKQYPALTPDFLSFG; this comes from the coding sequence ATGAAAGAAACACGATTAGGCGATTTTGAAGAAGTCATTCTTTTGCTGGCAGGTATACTCGCTCAGGAGGCTTACGCCCTACATATAGCAGAAGAATTTGAGTCACAGACCGGAAGAGCGGTGTCTATAGGCGCGGTACACTCTACGCTGAGCCGTATGGAGGATAAAGGCTTCCTGAAGTCGGAAATGGGGAACGCAACGGCAGAAAGAGGTGGCAGAAGAAAGAGAATCTATAGCATTACAGCGTATGGCCAGCAGGTATTAAAGGACTCACGAGACTTTAAGCTCTCGCTTTGGAAGCAATACCCGGCATTAACCCCAGACTTTTTGAGTTTCGGCTAA
- a CDS encoding serine hydrolase domain-containing protein gives MLRYLSLLSLLLSSSGLSAQHFNANKMDSLLSLIEQKHKSMGSVSILRQGEEVYQRSIGYANYNEGIKADDGTVYRIGSISKTFTAVIIMQMIEEGKLSLDTKLAHYFPQLPNADKISIEHMLRHRSGLYNFTNKPDVFNKLKGEVSKEQFISIFTENGVEFEPDEKTAYSNTNFVLLSLIAEEEDDMAFEQILHERIAMPLQFKDTYIASPHRPAQREAFSYYRKDDWIQSSQSNLSIAKGAGAISSTPEDVNRFLTALFTYQILDSATVAQMTRLKDNFGLGLMLIPFYERYAYGHAGRIDAFSTSSAYFEEDSVAISYFANASVMDVNSIMIGILSIYFDKAYEMPTFRPNITLSEAILDQYTGTYSSPAFPLKLKMWREGNTLMGQASGQPSFPLEAIEERVFQFEQAGIILEFEPEKKLMVLKQAGGAYQLSREE, from the coding sequence ATGCTACGCTACCTCAGCTTGCTAAGTCTACTTCTCTCCTCCTCCGGGCTTAGTGCTCAGCATTTCAATGCTAACAAGATGGATAGTCTGCTTTCCCTAATTGAGCAAAAGCATAAAAGTATGGGTAGTGTATCTATACTCAGGCAAGGTGAAGAAGTGTACCAGCGCAGCATAGGATATGCTAACTATAATGAGGGTATTAAAGCTGATGATGGTACCGTTTATAGAATCGGCTCTATCTCCAAGACCTTCACGGCAGTAATTATCATGCAAATGATAGAGGAAGGTAAGCTTTCTCTGGATACCAAGCTTGCCCACTACTTTCCCCAGCTCCCTAATGCCGACAAAATTAGTATAGAACACATGCTTAGGCATCGCAGTGGCTTGTATAACTTCACCAATAAGCCTGATGTCTTCAACAAATTAAAGGGAGAGGTAAGTAAGGAGCAATTTATAAGCATATTCACCGAGAATGGTGTAGAGTTTGAACCTGATGAGAAGACTGCTTACTCCAATACTAATTTTGTATTGCTTAGTTTGATTGCCGAAGAAGAAGATGATATGGCATTTGAGCAGATTTTGCACGAAAGAATCGCTATGCCACTGCAATTTAAAGACACCTATATCGCCAGTCCGCACAGACCCGCGCAAAGAGAAGCTTTTTCTTACTATAGAAAAGACGACTGGATACAGTCAAGTCAGTCAAACCTCAGCATAGCGAAGGGTGCCGGGGCCATAAGCTCTACTCCCGAAGACGTTAACCGTTTTCTAACTGCTCTATTCACTTATCAAATACTGGACTCTGCAACAGTAGCACAAATGACCCGCCTGAAAGATAATTTTGGCCTTGGGCTGATGCTTATTCCCTTCTATGAACGCTATGCCTACGGACATGCTGGAAGAATAGATGCCTTTAGCACATCTTCTGCCTACTTTGAAGAAGATAGCGTGGCTATATCTTATTTTGCCAATGCATCCGTGATGGATGTGAATAGTATTATGATCGGCATCCTTAGTATTTACTTTGACAAAGCTTATGAGATGCCCACTTTCAGACCTAACATCACTTTAAGTGAGGCTATACTGGATCAGTACACCGGTACTTATAGTAGTCCGGCCTTTCCGCTAAAGCTTAAGATGTGGAGAGAAGGTAATACACTTATGGGGCAGGCCAGTGGACAGCCTTCTTTTCCACTGGAAGCGATTGAAGAGCGGGTTTTCCAATTTGAGCAGGCCGGAATAATACTGGAGTTTGAGCCTGAGAAAAAGCTGATGGTGCTAAAGCAGGCTGGTGGAGCGTATCAGCTCAGCCGCGAAGAATAG
- a CDS encoding ATP-binding protein: MEDLYKKLIDTIPVFFFLWDSKKRETVFISEKFYNHRAKKYFSPDTPKENLRQYIHEDSLEAYDQFFASLSVDNTNHEEIELKAADNLPEIAWMKLNTYPVTQGNDTTKFVAGHISDITFSKQNHEVLREQVDSLDTVTFMLAHELSAPIANIMGLAELLKAKVGENDQKNYLNLYDTIYNFGGEVLTVARGLISLIELQAQQQELKLAPCELKALLEELVEEFYFKTDSSSSNLTFEGLNDSLKANLHSEKFTRAIEELLTYLLKFSKHEQKIRIKAEQTKGDNNVLLLITAEQLQLPAKQISSVLDRATRLNMIDVRGTQVRGMLELVIAKEIVELHHGKLNLFNENGKQGFAIILPKLEQEVIASQKKET; the protein is encoded by the coding sequence ATGGAAGACTTATATAAAAAATTAATAGATACTATTCCTGTATTTTTTTTCTTATGGGATAGCAAAAAGCGGGAAACCGTATTTATCAGCGAAAAATTCTATAACCACCGCGCCAAAAAGTATTTCAGCCCCGATACCCCTAAAGAAAACCTTCGCCAGTATATACATGAGGACAGTCTGGAGGCATATGATCAGTTTTTTGCCTCTTTGTCCGTAGATAATACCAACCATGAGGAGATTGAACTAAAAGCTGCCGATAATTTACCGGAAATTGCCTGGATGAAGCTGAACACCTACCCGGTAACTCAGGGTAATGACACTACCAAGTTTGTGGCCGGCCATATTAGTGACATTACTTTTAGTAAGCAGAACCATGAAGTGCTGAGAGAGCAGGTAGATAGCCTGGATACAGTCACTTTTATGCTTGCACACGAGCTCAGTGCCCCTATTGCCAACATTATGGGGTTGGCAGAGCTGCTCAAGGCTAAGGTTGGAGAGAACGATCAGAAAAATTACCTCAACCTTTACGATACAATCTATAATTTTGGCGGTGAGGTACTTACCGTAGCCAGAGGTTTAATCAGTCTGATAGAGTTGCAGGCACAACAGCAGGAGCTGAAGCTTGCCCCCTGTGAGCTAAAAGCCTTGCTTGAGGAGTTGGTAGAAGAATTTTATTTTAAAACCGATAGCTCTTCCAGCAATCTGACATTTGAAGGCCTGAATGACTCCTTAAAAGCCAATCTACATAGCGAGAAGTTTACCCGCGCGATAGAAGAGCTGCTTACCTATTTACTTAAGTTTAGCAAGCATGAGCAAAAGATCAGAATTAAAGCTGAACAAACAAAAGGAGATAACAATGTATTGCTGTTAATAACTGCAGAACAGCTTCAACTGCCCGCCAAACAGATCAGTTCAGTACTTGATAGAGCTACCCGCCTTAACATGATAGATGTTAGAGGTACTCAAGTCAGAGGAATGCTGGAACTGGTTATCGCAAAAGAGATTGTTGAGTTGCATCACGGTAAACTCAACCTCTTTAATGAGAATGGCAAACAGGGTTTCGCTATTATTTTGCCCAAACTGGAACAGGAAGTAATTGCCTCACAAAAGAAAGAGACTTAG
- a CDS encoding sensor histidine kinase — protein MSAADIIRINKESILDRWTQSVLEEIPGAEKYNLPILKNNIPDLLDAMVDALASDDARDVVYKSESHGRERAHKTKYTILHIVKEYHLLKGTLFKVIDDNGDNISKRERDGIMYAIDQALEQSTEAFMQIREHEKKTASDKAKGLMNNMEEQNLMRDQFIAALSHDIRGPLTNTLQLVELLEEQLTGPDTEFTNKLLNGIKMSTLRSNELINNLLDVNLIQSGNPIPIEKEEKDLLQVVSDALHAYKPSLQARIRLQSTKDKIVGQWDADALYRALDNLISNAIKYGSEEGPITISFDKQGNFTLITVHNEGNPIPPEKLDKLFTLYYRTKEKKAKGWGLGLTLVHGIIKAHNGNIEVQSTAQEGTTFRIRIPV, from the coding sequence ATGAGCGCAGCCGACATTATCCGCATAAATAAAGAAAGCATTTTAGATAGATGGACGCAAAGTGTACTTGAAGAAATTCCAGGGGCAGAAAAATATAATCTGCCCATCCTCAAAAATAATATACCTGACCTGCTTGATGCTATGGTGGATGCACTTGCTTCAGATGATGCCAGAGATGTGGTGTATAAAAGTGAATCGCACGGAAGAGAAAGAGCTCATAAAACTAAGTACACAATTCTCCATATTGTTAAAGAATATCACCTTTTAAAAGGAACCCTTTTTAAAGTGATAGACGATAATGGAGATAATATAAGCAAACGTGAGCGGGATGGTATTATGTATGCCATTGACCAGGCTCTGGAGCAGTCAACTGAAGCATTTATGCAGATCAGGGAGCATGAAAAAAAGACTGCCAGCGATAAGGCTAAGGGTTTGATGAACAATATGGAAGAGCAAAACCTGATGCGCGACCAGTTTATTGCCGCCCTCTCTCACGACATTAGGGGGCCGCTTACCAATACGCTGCAACTGGTTGAGCTTCTGGAAGAACAGTTAACAGGACCAGACACAGAATTTACCAACAAACTGTTAAATGGCATAAAGATGAGTACACTACGCTCTAATGAGCTTATAAATAACCTACTGGATGTAAACCTCATACAATCTGGCAACCCCATACCTATTGAGAAAGAGGAAAAAGATCTGCTACAGGTGGTAAGTGATGCTCTGCATGCTTATAAACCCAGCCTACAGGCAAGAATAAGGCTTCAGAGCACAAAAGATAAAATTGTTGGGCAATGGGATGCTGATGCGCTTTACCGAGCTTTAGACAATCTGATATCTAATGCTATTAAGTACGGTTCGGAAGAGGGGCCGATTACAATAAGTTTTGATAAGCAGGGCAACTTCACACTAATTACCGTGCACAATGAGGGGAATCCCATACCTCCGGAAAAACTAGATAAACTATTTACGCTTTACTATCGTACTAAAGAAAAAAAAGCAAAGGGTTGGGGTTTGGGTCTAACCCTGGTGCATGGCATTATTAAAGCCCATAATGGAAATATAGAAGTACAGAGTACTGCCCAAGAAGGAACTACATTTCGTATACGCATTCCTGTCTAG
- a CDS encoding DUF1059 domain-containing protein has product MEKVIHCRDVGFDCDGIIRAQTEAEALQMAADHAQRAHGLDEVTPEVLEKIRSVMREEHTATLLMR; this is encoded by the coding sequence ATGGAAAAGGTCATTCACTGCCGAGATGTTGGCTTTGACTGTGACGGAATCATCCGAGCACAGACAGAAGCTGAAGCACTACAAATGGCTGCCGATCATGCCCAGAGAGCGCATGGTCTGGACGAAGTTACGCCAGAAGTGCTGGAAAAAATCAGATCAGTAATGCGCGAAGAACATACCGCTACCTTACTGATGCGTTAA